From a region of the Pseudanabaena sp. ABRG5-3 genome:
- a CDS encoding DUF2779 domain-containing protein, with product MPHPIYLTKSDLKTARSCSTKLYYKKLGYPTVDRVDPYTRILADGNFIISKIAHLLYPEGIYISANLNSDESIANAVQETITYLQQEHVVLFEPVLYAAHKLARADILVKQGDRIEIIEIRAKGFDSAAHEDLIKYRNLSLFRNKRTGKVGGEWRYIIEDIAYQVGILQEMLAEHLPSVDMQIYPYLLAPDRAKTTQIDHLASYFQIQRLSTHRNSFSKFNGIAVNFTGNLQEIYNDQLLTKVNIETEVSELISPTIASAHKYIDYLIEQSPELFAPISKSCKGCEYRASDRDPRDGFRECWGDLADVENHVLELYQMGRIGGHETPLVNEMIQQKKVSMFDVPLEELNDYTYSYRQLIQIEYTQKNKEWISEHLPQIVKQIEYPIHFIDFETSRMAIPYRAGMRPYEQVAFQWSCHTIPAPDAEPIQTEWLDLNNIFPNFQFAESLMECLGDRGTILTWATHENSVLRDIYYQMQTYDYHNPQLQTWLANTAKLGNKGKSHLVDMNALTLKHYFHPLMKGRTSLKCVLPAVWKTNPYLHEIPYFQEYYREVDGEIFSPYDVLPQLQIGDRIQVVNEGAGAMLAYQDLMYGELRDLDDPSVRSQWKELLYQYCRLDTMAMVIIWTHWQNLCHKMKNS from the coding sequence ATGCCCCATCCTATTTATCTGACGAAATCTGATCTCAAGACTGCTCGCAGTTGCTCAACTAAACTCTATTACAAGAAGTTGGGCTATCCAACAGTTGATCGTGTAGATCCATATACCAGAATATTAGCGGATGGGAATTTCATCATCAGTAAGATTGCCCACCTTCTCTATCCTGAAGGCATTTATATTTCTGCAAATCTCAACTCCGATGAAAGCATAGCCAATGCGGTCCAAGAAACGATCACCTATTTACAACAGGAACATGTTGTTCTCTTTGAGCCTGTTCTCTATGCAGCACATAAACTCGCCCGTGCCGATATTCTGGTCAAACAGGGCGATCGCATCGAGATTATTGAAATTAGAGCCAAGGGTTTTGATAGTGCAGCCCATGAAGATCTGATTAAATATCGCAATCTCTCACTCTTTCGCAACAAACGTACTGGCAAAGTCGGTGGTGAATGGAGATATATCATTGAAGATATCGCCTATCAAGTAGGCATTTTGCAGGAAATGCTGGCAGAACATTTGCCCAGCGTAGATATGCAGATTTATCCCTATTTGCTGGCTCCTGACAGAGCCAAGACGACACAAATTGATCACCTCGCTTCCTATTTCCAAATCCAGCGTTTATCGACCCATCGCAATTCCTTTTCCAAATTTAATGGCATCGCGGTCAATTTCACGGGAAATCTTCAAGAAATCTATAATGATCAGTTGCTTACCAAGGTTAACATCGAAACGGAAGTATCTGAATTAATCTCCCCAACGATCGCATCTGCCCACAAATATATTGATTATCTGATCGAGCAATCCCCCGAACTCTTTGCACCGATCAGCAAAAGCTGCAAAGGCTGTGAATATCGAGCTAGTGATCGCGATCCCCGTGATGGATTTAGAGAATGTTGGGGCGATCTAGCGGATGTCGAAAACCATGTGTTAGAACTCTATCAAATGGGCAGGATTGGTGGTCATGAAACACCCCTAGTCAATGAAATGATTCAGCAAAAGAAGGTGAGCATGTTTGATGTTCCCTTAGAAGAACTGAATGACTACACCTACAGCTATCGACAACTAATTCAAATTGAATATACGCAAAAAAATAAAGAATGGATCTCCGAGCATCTGCCCCAGATCGTTAAACAGATTGAATACCCGATTCATTTTATTGACTTTGAGACCTCCCGCATGGCAATTCCCTATCGGGCGGGTATGCGTCCCTATGAGCAAGTTGCCTTTCAATGGAGTTGTCACACAATTCCTGCACCAGATGCGGAGCCAATTCAAACGGAATGGCTCGATCTCAACAATATTTTCCCGAATTTTCAATTCGCCGAATCACTGATGGAATGTCTAGGCGATCGCGGCACAATTTTGACATGGGCAACCCACGAAAACAGCGTCCTGCGGGATATTTATTATCAGATGCAAACCTATGACTACCATAATCCTCAACTGCAAACATGGCTGGCGAATACTGCCAAGCTTGGCAATAAGGGTAAATCCCATTTAGTGGATATGAATGCCCTCACTCTCAAACATTACTTCCATCCCTTAATGAAAGGACGCACCTCCTTAAAATGTGTATTACCTGCGGTTTGGAAAACTAATCCCTATCTCCACGAAATTCCTTATTTCCAAGAATATTATCGCGAAGTTGATGGCGAAATTTTTAGCCCCTATGATGTGTTACCACAATTGCAAATTGGCGATCGCATCCAAGTTGTTAATGAAGGTGCAGGGGCAATGCTCGCCTATCAGGACTTAATGTATGGGGAACTGCGGGATCTCGATGATCCATCCGTGCGATCGCAATGGAAGGAATTGCTGTATCAATATTGCCGACTAGATACGATGGCAATGGTCATCATCTGGACTCATTGGCAAAATCTATGCCACAAGATGAAAAATTCATAA